One genomic segment of Deltaproteobacteria bacterium HGW-Deltaproteobacteria-18 includes these proteins:
- a CDS encoding efflux transporter periplasmic adaptor subunit encodes MKMIREKNMLNRIALVLCLFGLLAGCSDAPADTSGAVGDGKAVPASEASGPERPVHVVNVMIEQIRTVTMRDILVLPGETEALHDVRLAAQRGGVVEWVGVTEGSLVRTGDHVARIDLSALGAARDRTRANVRLAEDQLRRRTELHKQGVLAREELEQAQNELTSARTRLREAEVEYDHGTVSSTLDGVVNKVHVDPGEFVAEGGPVADIVNVGTMRINFNVPEGDVRFLAEGQKVSVLVDTYPERQWTGEIDFVAWKADPATRTFQVRVVVDNADGKIRPGMIARAAFLRRLIEDAVTVPLFTVQDKGGERVVFVEQDGVAQARTVELGVIEGDHVQVLSGLIAGDRLIVAGHTEVEDGTKVNVR; translated from the coding sequence ATGAAAATGATTCGGGAAAAGAATATGTTGAATCGCATCGCACTTGTCCTTTGCCTTTTCGGCCTTCTGGCCGGTTGCTCGGATGCGCCTGCGGACACTTCCGGCGCTGTCGGAGACGGCAAGGCTGTCCCTGCCTCAGAGGCTTCTGGGCCTGAAAGGCCTGTGCACGTGGTCAATGTCATGATCGAGCAGATAAGGACCGTCACCATGCGTGACATCCTGGTTCTGCCCGGGGAGACCGAGGCTCTGCATGATGTGCGGTTGGCCGCCCAGCGCGGCGGTGTCGTGGAATGGGTCGGTGTGACCGAGGGGAGCCTCGTGCGCACCGGAGATCATGTCGCCCGCATAGACCTCTCGGCTCTTGGCGCCGCCCGCGATCGCACGCGGGCAAACGTGCGGCTGGCCGAAGATCAGTTGCGGCGCAGAACCGAGCTTCACAAGCAGGGCGTTCTTGCCCGGGAGGAGCTGGAGCAGGCCCAGAACGAGCTGACCTCGGCCAGGACGCGGCTGCGCGAGGCCGAGGTCGAGTATGACCACGGCACGGTTTCGTCGACTCTCGACGGTGTGGTCAACAAGGTTCACGTCGACCCCGGCGAATTCGTGGCCGAGGGAGGACCCGTGGCGGATATCGTCAACGTGGGCACCATGCGCATCAACTTCAACGTGCCTGAAGGCGACGTGCGCTTTCTGGCCGAAGGACAAAAGGTATCGGTGCTCGTGGACACCTATCCCGAGCGGCAGTGGACAGGCGAGATCGATTTCGTGGCCTGGAAGGCCGACCCCGCGACCCGCACTTTTCAGGTCCGGGTGGTAGTGGACAATGCCGACGGCAAGATCCGGCCCGGCATGATCGCGCGGGCGGCGTTTTTGCGACGCCTGATCGAGGACGCCGTGACCGTGCCTCTCTTCACCGTGCAGGACAAGGGGGGAGAGCGGGTTGTTTTCGTGGAGCAGGACGGAGTGGCCCAGGCCCGCACCGTTGAGCTGGGCGTTATCGAGGGTGATCATGTGCAGGTGCTCAGCGGGCTCATCGCGGGTGACAGGCTCATCGTGGCCGGACACACCGAGGTCGAGGACGGGACAAAGGTGAACGTGCGATGA